CCCCGTCTCCATGTTGATGAGCTCCGACGACCTCGTTGTGGCGAAGCCCTCTCACAACCTCCTCGAGATCTGGGAGCTGATGGCCAAGAGCTCCATCCAACACATCCCCATCGTCCACGGGGACGAGCTGGTGGGTCTGGTCAGCAGCTGGGACATCGCGCGCTACGCGATCGAGCGTGGGAGCGCGGCGCTCGGAACCATCCTCGCGGCGGACGCGATGGAGCGGAAGCTGGTGCGGCTCCACCCCAAGGCGACCTTGCGCGAGGCCGCCGAAGAGCTGGCGGATGGTGGCTTCCATTCACTCCCCGTCACGGACGACGACAACGTGCTCGTGGGAATCCTGACGAGCACGGACATCATTCGCTACATGGCGACCGGCCGGCTTCGCGACTAGGGGCCGCGAGTCAGCCCGTACGGGATCTCGGCTGCGCTGAGCCAGCCAGTCAGCGCACCCACGAACTCGACGAGGCGCTCGCGCATTTCACCGCATGAACTGCGGCGATTGGTTGCGCGTGCGGCGATTGAGGCCGATAATGACCGCGTGGCACGCTTGGTTTATCCCTACATCTGGCAGAACGATGACTGGCCCAGGTGGCGCTACGACCTGGCCGCGCTTGCTGAGCCGCTGGCGGAGGCGAGCCGAGCACAGGGCCTGCTGATGGGGCGCCTGGCCGACGTGGGCTGGGCGCTGCAGGCCGAGGCGAGCCTCGCGGCGCTCACCGCCGACGTGGTCAAGACCAGCGCGATCGAGGGTGAGCTGCTCAACGTGGAGTCGGTGCGGTCCTCCATCGCGCGACGCCTGGGCGTCGATATCGGCGCGCTGGCTCCGGTCGACCGTCACGTCGAAGGCGTGGTCGACATGGTGCTCGAAGCGACGCTGCACTACGACCAACCGGTCACGCGAGAGCGCCTCTTTGGCTGGCACGCCGCGCTCTTTCCGACAGGGTACTCCGGAGCCTCCAAGATTCGCGTTGGCGCTTGGCGCGATGACACCGGTGGGCCCATGCAGGTCGTGTCGGGCGCGCTCGGCCACCAGCGCGTGCACTTCGAGGCGCCTCCTGCCGAGCGCTTGAACGTGGAGATGACGCGCCTGCTGGACTGGGTCGACGCGCGCTCCGAGAGCACGCCTCCGCTCCTCAAGGCGGGGCTCGGTCACC
This portion of the Sandaracinaceae bacterium genome encodes:
- a CDS encoding CBS domain-containing protein; translation: MDLMHSPVSMLMSSDDLVVAKPSHNLLEIWELMAKSSIQHIPIVHGDELVGLVSSWDIARYAIERGSAALGTILAADAMERKLVRLHPKATLREAAEELADGGFHSLPVTDDDNVLVGILTSTDIIRYMATGRLRD